Proteins co-encoded in one uncultured Bacteroides sp. genomic window:
- a CDS encoding sigma-70 family RNA polymerase sigma factor translates to MSQLNDISLVAQVVVFKNTRAFDELVKKYQSAVRRFFLNLTLGDSELSDDLAQETFIKAYTNISSFKNLSNFSTWLYRIAYNVFYDYIRSRKETSEIDAREVDAMHCTEQENIGQKMDIYQSLKTLKEVERTCVTLFYMEDVSIEKIAGIIGCPSGTVKSHLSRGKEKLAVYFKQNGYDGN, encoded by the coding sequence ATGAGTCAGCTCAACGATATATCGTTAGTCGCACAGGTCGTAGTGTTTAAAAACACCAGGGCTTTTGACGAGTTGGTTAAGAAATACCAGTCAGCAGTTAGACGGTTCTTTCTTAACCTGACTTTAGGCGACAGCGAATTGAGTGACGATCTTGCACAGGAAACCTTTATTAAAGCCTATACAAATATTTCCAGTTTCAAGAATCTTTCGAATTTCTCAACCTGGCTCTATCGCATTGCATATAATGTATTTTATGATTATATTCGCAGCAGGAAAGAAACATCAGAGATAGATGCGAGAGAAGTAGATGCCATGCACTGCACTGAACAGGAAAATATTGGGCAGAAAATGGATATTTATCAGTCACTCAAAACGCTCAAAGAAGTGGAACGAACTTGTGTCACATTATTCTATATGGAAGATGTGAGCATCGAAAAGATTGCAGGAATCATCGGATGCCCAAGTGGGACAGTAAAATCTCACCTCTCAAGGGGAAAAGAAAAGTTAGCTGTTTACTTTAAACAAAATGGATATGACGGAAATTAA
- a CDS encoding DUF6249 domain-containing protein, whose amino-acid sequence MKQFMIAFMMMLAVSITMMGQASPKKAALTKEKAGTTLTVQNSPSDSVAVDSLSDSENLSAEDNGELKSLKAELHGLPFEDSAGLLIPLAAIIFGCAVPVLIIFFIFWYRHKDKQAQFRLAEKALENGKDIPEGLFKEAQEPTNIYARGVKNAFLGLGLGIFLWALTGEFGLGCIGFMVMFMGIGQIVIHYTQKPSDKNKLEDKSDEE is encoded by the coding sequence ATGAAACAATTTATGATTGCATTCATGATGATGCTGGCAGTTAGCATCACAATGATGGGGCAAGCCTCACCAAAGAAGGCCGCACTTACAAAAGAAAAAGCAGGGACAACCCTTACAGTGCAAAACTCACCTTCCGATTCTGTAGCAGTAGATTCTTTATCAGATTCTGAGAATCTTTCAGCAGAAGACAATGGTGAATTAAAATCTTTAAAAGCGGAGCTACACGGATTACCTTTTGAAGATTCCGCAGGATTACTTATACCTCTTGCAGCAATTATTTTTGGGTGTGCAGTCCCGGTACTGATCATCTTCTTTATCTTCTGGTACAGACATAAAGACAAGCAGGCTCAATTTCGCTTAGCTGAAAAAGCACTTGAAAATGGAAAAGACATCCCCGAAGGACTATTCAAAGAAGCTCAGGAGCCTACAAATATTTATGCAAGAGGAGTAAAAAATGCCTTCCTTGGCTTAGGTTTAGGAATCTTCCTCTGGGCGCTGACCGGCGAATTCGGACTTGGATGTATTGGCTTTATGGTTATGTTTATGGGTATCGGACAAATTGTAATCCATTACACTCAGAAGCCTTCAGACAAAAATAAACTGGAAGATAAGTCGGACGAAGAATGA
- a CDS encoding DUF5056 domain-containing protein, translating to MTEINDKIVTNFFQKEKKEVEDNGFSRRVMRNLPDRGQRLSTIWAMFCTIIGIILFFVFDGLEAILNLLREVFYGAMQTGLAHIDLKSLLIAAIVIISLGVKKICSTE from the coding sequence ATGACGGAAATTAATGATAAAATAGTAACCAACTTCTTCCAGAAAGAGAAGAAAGAGGTGGAAGACAACGGCTTTTCCCGCCGCGTAATGCGTAACTTACCAGATCGGGGACAAAGACTATCAACCATTTGGGCTATGTTCTGTACCATCATCGGAATAATCTTATTTTTCGTTTTCGATGGCCTGGAAGCAATTCTCAATCTCTTACGTGAGGTTTTCTATGGAGCCATGCAAACGGGATTGGCACACATTGATCTTAAATCCTTACTGATCGCTGCAATTGTAATTATAAGCCTCGGAGTAAAAAAAATATGCTCTACTGAATAA